From one Lolium rigidum isolate FL_2022 chromosome 4, APGP_CSIRO_Lrig_0.1, whole genome shotgun sequence genomic stretch:
- the LOC124706808 gene encoding pathogenesis-related protein 1-like: MESSPKQLAAVLLLALASVMIVTAQDTVQEILDAHNMVRANVGVPPVVWDVTVATYADAFATKRIADCLPEFSPVGHPYGENVFVGTGSEWNMLDAVNWWVAQKQYYDHATNTCSAPSGQSCDAYKQVVWRDTKAIGCQGVTCDGNAGVYIICDYSPPGNVVGQTPY, from the coding sequence ATGGAGTCCTCACCGAAGCAGCTAGCTGCAGTGCTGCTCTTAGCTCTCGCATCCGTCATGATCGTCACCGCCCAGGACACGGTGCAGGAAATCCTGGACGCCCACAACATGGTGCGCGCCAACGTCGGTGTGCCACCGGTGGTGTGGGATGTTACAGTGGCAACGTACGCGGATGCGTTCGCGACGAAACGCATCGCCGACTGCCTTCCTGAATTCTCTCCAGTGGGCCACCCATACGGAGAGAACGTCTTCGTGGGCACCGGTTCCGAATGGAATATGTTGGATGCCGTGAATTGGTGGGTGGCGCAGAAGCAGTACTACGACCACGCCACAAACACCTGCTCCGCGCCTTCCGGTCAGTCGTGTGATGCATACAAACAGGTGGTGTGGAGGGACACAAAGGCCATAGGCTGCCAAGGTGTCACCTGTGATGGCAACGCTGGCGTGTATATCATATGCGACTACAGCCCGCCAGGTAACGTGGTGGGACAGACTCCATATTAA